The Xenorhabdus poinarii G6 nucleotide sequence ATCCTCGTTATTATTATTGATATATTGACTTATGATATAAAGGCATTGATATTAAAGATCAATCCATAAAAATTATTAATCATCTAATAAAAATAAGAATTATGAAAATTGGTTTGAATTTGCTTTGAAGCATATGTTGCTGTATTGTTTCAATTTTATTAATTTTGTAAGTTCCTCTTTTAAAGAGATAAAAGGTTATTTAAAAATATTAGGCACAGGAGTCCTAAATATTGTTGAAAGAAAAAATACACTTTTTATCGGTAATTTAGTCGATAAAAATAGTACGCTGCTGTGTTCCTGTGAACGCTAACTCACTCTGCGGCAATAGGTGCGGTAGAGCTTGTGATAAAGCACTCCAGAAGCCGTTCTTGTTTGTACTTACTGAGTCTACTTTTTCTCATAGAACTATCCTAAATGACCTTAGCTATCTAGGACAGCCTATTGATATTAATGATATTCACCTCTTCTTCATCTTCTGTCCGCAGTGCCTTGCCAGTTTTAAAAAATACTAACTACACTTTTTGGGGATGATTTTGCATTTATGCAAATATTATTGAGGAATTGTAGAATGTTTAAAAAATTATTGGCAGAGCTTTTTGGTACGTTTTGGTTGGTCTTCGGTGGTTGTGGTAGCGCTGTTTTAGCCGCGGCATTTCCACAACTGGGGATTGGTTTTTTGGGGGTATCTCTGGCTTTTGGTTTAACGGTGGTCACGATGGCTTATGCGGTGGGGCATATTTCAGGCGGGCATTTTAATCCGGCGGTCACATTGGGGTTATTTGTGGGCGGTCGTGTCCCTGCTAAAGATGTCATTCCATATATCATTGCCCAAGTGATCGGTGGCATTGCGGCAGCCGCCGTGCTTTATCTTATTGCCAGTGGCCACAGTGGGTTTGATGCAACGACAAGTGGTTTCGCTTCTAATGGTTATGGTGAACATTCTCCCGGTGGTTTTTCATTACAAGCGGCCATCATCATTGAAATAGTCTTAACGGCATTTTTTCTGATTGTCATTCTTGGGGCAACAGATAAAAATGCGCCGGCAGGCTTTGCCCCCTTGGCTATCGGTTTAGCGCTGGCACTTATTCATTTAATTAGCATTCCGGTAACCAATACCTCAGTTAACCCGGCAAGAAGTACCGCCGTTGCTCTTTTTCAGGGCACCTGGGCTTTGGATCAGCTTTGGTTATTCTGGTTGATGCCATTGATAGGCGGGGGTATCGGTGGGTTAATTTATCGCTCGCTATTACAGAAAAAAGATTCATCCATTAACTGACATTCTCTTCATGTTAAAAAGCCATGCCGCGGCATGGCTTTTTTCCTGCAATAAATTATATCTAATAATTAAATGGTATAGCTTTGTGAAATAATATTAATCTCACGACGTGGTATTGATGTGTTTTTTAAATGCGATCAAAAAAACTGAATGATTTTTTTAAAAAAATTAATTTTCATATGGAATTATCGTGGTGTATGTTTGTATGCAGGGATTATATTGTTATATAACACGTGTAATAAAATAAAATGATAAGGCTTTAATATATTTATATTTGGGTTTGGTTGTATATTATGAATTCCTTCGTTAGTTTTTTTGAGATCTTTATTCTTTATATGTTCAAGAGCATGTGAGCTAATACTTGATATATTCAATAAATTTCAGTTTGTGGTAGGTCAGTAAAGGAATTAACGCTCAGGAAAATAGTTTATTTGGTAACTAAATGGAGTTATGTCAATCCGCTAGGTAACAAGCTGAAAGAGAACGGATATATATGGCAATATTCATTTATTGCCAATGGCATTAATTAGCTTCGATGTAAAAGTAATAAATTAGGAATAAATTATGGAACGTTTTGACGTAGAAAAAGTCTCTAACAAAATTCTCAATGAATTATTGCAATACCGGCGTCGTTTCCCTGAATCTGAAC carries:
- the aqpZ gene encoding aquaporin Z; translated protein: MFKKLLAELFGTFWLVFGGCGSAVLAAAFPQLGIGFLGVSLAFGLTVVTMAYAVGHISGGHFNPAVTLGLFVGGRVPAKDVIPYIIAQVIGGIAAAAVLYLIASGHSGFDATTSGFASNGYGEHSPGGFSLQAAIIIEIVLTAFFLIVILGATDKNAPAGFAPLAIGLALALIHLISIPVTNTSVNPARSTAVALFQGTWALDQLWLFWLMPLIGGGIGGLIYRSLLQKKDSSIN